In the Gammaproteobacteria bacterium genome, TGTTGCTGGAGTTTTTGATTCTGGATTACTAAATCGGCAACATTGCTTCGTTCTTGTGATGTTTGTTCGACAATTTTTTCCAGTTTTGCCAGTCTTTGTTGAATAGACAAGTCTTTCTGAGCATATACATTGGCTGATAAAAAGCTCAAAACTATTAGGGTTAATATTCGATATTGCATAAAACTCTCCTGTATTTTGGGTTGCCTTTAATAGTTATAGATTATTTTAAATTTAAACCCGATATAACGACATTCGCATTTTCAGCATAAAAAACCCGACTTTGAGCCGGGTTTTTCAGATTTTGACAAACTATCAGTTTGATAGTTCGGTTTTGTCACTTATTTGGCAGTGTAAACGATTCTGACTCTTCTGTTTTCTGACCAGCAAGATTCATCGTTACAAAGAGCAACCGGCTTCTCTTCACCAAAACTCACCACTGAAATTTGGCTGTCAGAAGCACCTTGTGCTTTCATCAAATTAGCAACGGATTGACCACGTCTTTCACCCAAAGCCAAGTTATATTCCGGCGTACCACGTTCATCAGCATGACCTTCCAGAACCATTTTGGCAGTTGGATTCGCACTTAAATAACGTGCATGGATGTTAATCAAGTCTTGGTACTCAGCTTCAACCGTTGATTGATCATAAGCAAATTTGATAATTCTTTGTGAGAGCAAACTTTCAGCATTGTTTAAATCTTCAGGATCGCAACAAATATCTTTAAACGATTGACCATTAAACATATAGGTTGTTAGATTATCAGTATCATCTGTTTCAATCACTTCCGGCTTATCAGTAGGATCTTCAGGCTTGACTGTATCTTGTTTACATGCCGTTAAAGTCATGCCTAACAATGCCAACAGAGCTAACTTATTTATTAATTTCATTATTTTCTTCTCCAGGGAGTTTTCTTTTATTGCAGGTTAAGCGGATAGTTTACAATATTATTTTCCACTAAGAAAATGGTTTATATAAATTTTTTAAATATGCAACAAAAAAGGCTATCTTTAGGTTTAAAGACAGCCTTTTTTAATAAAAATGCTATTTATCAGCTGTATTTAGTACTTAATTTCCGCACTAATTTCCAGACCTTTATCATTGAAACCAATGCTCGCATCTTCTCTTTGCCACCAAATCAAATCTGACATCAGAGTCTTTTGAATTCTGAGTTGCTTCTGCGCATCCGGTGGTAATTTATCCGAAACCGTATCAATTCCGGCAAACATTTTTTGATAAAAATCGGCATTGATACCTATAGTGAATAAACTGGCTTGTCCACCTTCTTTGACGTCTTGGGTCAGCACTTTATCAGTTCCTTCACCTAAAGAAGCACCAATCGTTTCTTTACCCATTGCCATAAATACATGGTCTAAATTCACAGGAATTTGTGTCCCTGAAACCGGCATCATACTGGAAATGTTAACTGCTTCTCCACCAATATCCAATCCTAAATTATTCAATTCTGGCAGAGCCATAGTAGCCATTCCTTTGATTGCTTCTGGAT is a window encoding:
- the pal gene encoding peptidoglycan-associated lipoprotein Pal; translated protein: MKLINKLALLALLGMTLTACKQDTVKPEDPTDKPEVIETDDTDNLTTYMFNGQSFKDICCDPEDLNNAESLLSQRIIKFAYDQSTVEAEYQDLINIHARYLSANPTAKMVLEGHADERGTPEYNLALGERRGQSVANLMKAQGASDSQISVVSFGEEKPVALCNDESCWSENRRVRIVYTAK